One region of Myxococcus xanthus genomic DNA includes:
- a CDS encoding STM4013/SEN3800 family hydrolase, with protein MDMNAVIGTHDLLFITLDTLRYDVAEALAAQGRTPNLSALLPGGRWEQRHSPASFTYAAHHAFFAGFLPTPATPGLHPRLFSMRFEGSETTASDTCVLDAPDLVTGLAGRGYHTICIGGVGFFNKRNPLGNVLPGLFAESHWSPELGVTDPRSTEHQVTLAVQRLEALPREQRVFLFINVSALHQPNRHYVPGATQDSRESHAAALAYVDSQLPPLFAALRRRGPAFCIVCSDHGTTYGEDGFTGHRLAHPVVWTVPYAELLLPRETAP; from the coding sequence ATGGACATGAACGCCGTGATCGGCACGCACGACCTGCTCTTCATCACCCTGGACACCCTGCGCTACGACGTCGCCGAGGCGCTCGCGGCCCAGGGGCGCACGCCGAACCTCTCCGCGCTGCTGCCCGGAGGCCGGTGGGAGCAGCGGCACTCTCCCGCGAGCTTCACGTACGCGGCGCACCACGCCTTCTTCGCGGGCTTCCTGCCCACGCCCGCGACGCCGGGGCTGCATCCCCGGTTGTTCTCGATGCGCTTCGAGGGCAGCGAGACGACGGCCTCGGACACCTGCGTGCTGGACGCGCCGGACCTCGTCACCGGGCTGGCGGGGCGCGGGTACCACACCATCTGCATTGGTGGCGTGGGCTTCTTCAACAAGCGCAATCCGCTGGGCAACGTGCTCCCCGGGCTCTTCGCGGAGAGCCACTGGAGCCCCGAGCTGGGCGTGACGGACCCTCGATCCACCGAGCACCAGGTGACGCTGGCCGTCCAGCGGCTGGAGGCGTTGCCGCGTGAGCAGCGCGTCTTCCTCTTCATCAACGTGTCGGCGCTGCACCAACCGAACCGGCACTATGTGCCCGGCGCCACCCAGGACTCGCGCGAGTCGCACGCCGCGGCATTGGCGTACGTGGACTCGCAGCTCCCTCCGTTGTTCGCCGCCTTGCGGCGCCGGGGCCCCGCCTTCTGCATCGTCTGCTCGGACCATGGCACCACCTACGGCGAGGACGGCTTCACCGGCCATCGTCTGGCCCACCCCGTGGTGTGGACGGTGCCCTACGCTGAACTCCTGCTACCTCGAGAAACCGCACCATGA
- a CDS encoding pyridoxal phosphate-dependent decarboxylase family protein, which produces MALPDLKALSLLNHVPPRLLSAAERYLKAVPGVKGLLNRETGSLLSELESGLKPYRGKMQSFDHLPPTGRSREDVLRELQALESQEEYRWREGRVSGGVYNGDAEHIAFLNRVYALHSQSNPLHADLWPSATKFEAEVVAMTASMLGADVANAGQPEEARICGAMSSGGTESIMLAMKTYRDWARETKGITRPEMVAPASAHPAFDKAAHYFGIKMVRVPVGPDYRADVAAMRKAINRNTIVLIGSAPGFPHGVIDPIEALSEIARKKRIGFHTDACLGGFVLPFAMKLGYDVPPFDFRLPGVTSMSVDTHKFGYAAKGSSVVLYRGTELRSHQYFTATDWPGGIYFSPTFSGSRPGALIASAWAALVSTGEQGYLDATRSILETAAAIKKGIRDIPELHVLGDPLFVIAFGSESVDIFQVMERMSEHGWNLNGLHKPSAVHLCVTLRHTQPGVAEQFLVDLRDAVDYVKSHPSAKGTMAPVYGMAASVPFRGLVSDLLKKYMDLLYKV; this is translated from the coding sequence ATGGCACTTCCAGACCTGAAGGCGCTGAGCCTGCTCAACCACGTCCCGCCGAGGCTGCTATCCGCGGCGGAGCGCTACCTCAAGGCTGTTCCGGGTGTGAAGGGCCTGCTCAACCGGGAGACGGGCTCGCTGCTGTCCGAACTGGAGAGCGGCCTCAAGCCCTACCGCGGGAAGATGCAGTCGTTCGACCACCTGCCGCCGACGGGGCGCTCGCGCGAGGACGTGCTGCGTGAGCTCCAGGCCCTGGAGTCGCAGGAGGAGTACCGCTGGCGGGAGGGCCGCGTGTCCGGAGGCGTGTACAACGGCGACGCGGAGCACATCGCGTTCCTCAACCGCGTCTATGCGCTGCATTCGCAGAGCAACCCGCTGCACGCCGACCTGTGGCCCAGCGCCACCAAGTTCGAGGCGGAGGTGGTGGCGATGACGGCCAGCATGCTCGGCGCGGACGTGGCGAACGCGGGCCAGCCGGAGGAGGCGCGCATCTGCGGGGCCATGTCGTCCGGTGGCACCGAGAGCATCATGCTGGCGATGAAGACGTACCGGGACTGGGCCCGGGAGACCAAGGGCATCACCAGGCCGGAGATGGTGGCGCCCGCCAGCGCGCACCCGGCCTTCGACAAGGCGGCGCACTACTTCGGCATCAAGATGGTGCGGGTGCCGGTGGGCCCGGACTACCGTGCGGACGTGGCCGCCATGCGCAAGGCCATCAACCGCAACACCATCGTCCTCATCGGCTCGGCGCCCGGCTTTCCGCACGGTGTCATCGACCCCATCGAGGCGCTGTCCGAGATCGCGCGCAAGAAGCGCATCGGCTTCCACACCGACGCGTGCCTGGGCGGCTTCGTGCTGCCCTTCGCCATGAAGCTGGGCTACGACGTGCCGCCCTTCGACTTCCGGCTGCCGGGCGTGACGTCCATGTCCGTGGACACGCACAAGTTCGGCTATGCGGCCAAGGGCTCCTCGGTGGTGTTGTACCGGGGCACGGAGCTGCGCTCGCACCAGTACTTCACGGCGACGGACTGGCCGGGTGGCATCTACTTCTCGCCCACCTTCTCCGGCAGCCGGCCCGGGGCGCTCATCGCCTCGGCGTGGGCCGCGCTGGTGAGCACGGGGGAGCAGGGCTACCTGGACGCCACCCGGAGCATCCTGGAGACGGCGGCGGCCATCAAGAAGGGCATCCGGGACATCCCGGAGCTGCACGTGCTGGGGGACCCGCTGTTCGTCATCGCCTTCGGTTCGGAGTCCGTGGACATCTTCCAGGTGATGGAGCGGATGAGCGAGCACGGGTGGAACCTCAACGGCCTGCACAAACCGTCCGCCGTCCACCTGTGCGTCACGCTGCGCCACACGCAGCCCGGCGTCGCGGAGCAGTTCCTGGTCGACCTGCGCGACGCCGTGGACTACGTGAAGTCCCACCCCAGCGCGAAGGGGACGATGGCGCCCGTGTACGGCATGGCGGCCTCCGTGCCCTTCCGCGGTCTGGTGAGCGACCTGCTCAAGAAGTACATGGACCTGCTCTACAAGGTGTAA
- a CDS encoding LOG family protein, whose amino-acid sequence MIEIGTIEAFERHLSAGVGFANVIIQGLDLRRYTQELASAKLVGAVFLGCELEKDALKATVEHGAMVFPPISGVPYQPYRGALYTPEELYAGFDPAQPESYADTPDARIYAHWAANGRGSPPTLLETLAQRLHDHSVTEAMQGLLYRSGGVRKVVAIMGGHSMKRGQPDYRAVASLARELARRGFFMVSGGGPGAMEATHVGVWFARRTEAELDAGLALLAQAPSYTDREWLSRAFDVRRAFPLGEDDLPYCTSLGIPTWHYGHEPPNPFATHIAKYFANSVREDGLLTVAKGGIIYSPGSAGTIQEVFQDACQNHYNSVGVISPMIFLGTEFWTRTRPVYPLVHQLAQGYDYARYLMLTDSQEEVVWALEAFDREAHLSP is encoded by the coding sequence GTGATCGAAATCGGGACCATCGAGGCATTCGAGCGGCACCTCTCGGCGGGTGTCGGGTTCGCCAACGTCATCATCCAAGGGCTGGATCTCCGGCGGTACACCCAGGAACTGGCCTCCGCCAAGCTCGTGGGCGCCGTCTTCCTGGGCTGTGAGCTGGAGAAGGATGCGCTGAAGGCCACCGTGGAGCATGGGGCCATGGTGTTCCCGCCCATCTCCGGCGTGCCCTATCAGCCCTACCGTGGCGCGCTGTACACGCCGGAGGAACTGTACGCCGGCTTCGACCCGGCTCAGCCGGAGTCCTACGCGGACACACCGGATGCGCGCATCTACGCGCACTGGGCGGCGAACGGGCGCGGCAGTCCTCCCACGCTGCTGGAGACGCTGGCGCAGCGGCTCCACGACCACTCGGTCACGGAGGCCATGCAAGGATTGCTGTACCGGTCCGGGGGCGTGCGCAAGGTGGTGGCCATCATGGGCGGCCACTCCATGAAGCGCGGCCAGCCGGACTATCGCGCGGTGGCTTCCCTGGCGCGCGAGCTGGCGCGCCGTGGCTTCTTCATGGTCAGCGGCGGTGGTCCAGGCGCCATGGAGGCCACGCACGTGGGCGTGTGGTTCGCGCGGCGCACGGAGGCGGAGCTGGACGCGGGACTGGCCCTGCTCGCGCAGGCGCCCAGCTACACCGACCGCGAGTGGCTCTCGCGCGCCTTCGACGTTCGCAGGGCATTTCCCCTGGGCGAGGACGACCTGCCGTACTGCACCAGCCTGGGCATCCCCACGTGGCACTACGGGCACGAACCGCCCAACCCCTTCGCCACGCATATCGCGAAGTACTTCGCCAACAGCGTGCGGGAAGACGGCCTGCTGACCGTCGCCAAGGGCGGCATCATCTACTCGCCCGGCAGCGCGGGCACCATCCAGGAGGTGTTCCAGGACGCGTGCCAGAACCACTACAACTCGGTGGGCGTCATCAGCCCCATGATCTTCCTGGGCACCGAGTTCTGGACGCGCACCCGGCCCGTGTACCCGCTGGTGCACCAGCTCGCGCAGGGCTACGACTACGCGCGCTACCTCATGCTCACGGATTCGCAGGAGGAGGTCGTTTGGGCGTTGGAGGCGTTCGACCGCGAGGCGCACCTGTCCCCCTGA
- a CDS encoding heparin lyase I family protein — protein sequence MKKTLLLVGTLLGMSSTGCGAPEDDVSSEAGASPIEFDALDNSAVSAAALTTPGCTALTARSVISNGDDGNVAANTMDDNLGTRWSRSGRGSWVDYDLGSIQQVAGVSVAWHQGNTRTNEFLVSVSPDGYTYTQVYSGKSSGTTAAAETYSFKAVNTRRVRITFQSNNVNEWASIAEARACSSTTSTPTDPTPNPDPTPEQPPPGTGASVVWVGDFETNSRSQWSHTQMVSADRLALVSSPARQGRYALKATVRKGDDPINSSGNRNELVRMTREATGSEYYYRFSTMFDSSFPSAKTWQLFTQWHHEGNSGSPPVEFYVYGEEIRLNIGGNPGTIVWRTPLVRGRWLDFIFHVKWSPDSKVGFVELYLNGKVVLPKRYIATQYKGQLNYLKVGLYRNDTISPVGIVYHDGWTMARKLEDVISPTAVLKAP from the coding sequence ATGAAGAAGACCCTCCTGCTGGTTGGAACGCTGCTCGGTATGAGCAGCACTGGCTGCGGTGCCCCTGAAGATGATGTTTCATCTGAAGCCGGTGCGTCCCCCATCGAATTCGATGCCCTCGACAACTCCGCGGTCAGCGCCGCGGCGTTGACCACCCCCGGGTGCACCGCACTGACGGCCCGGTCGGTGATTTCCAACGGCGACGACGGGAACGTCGCAGCCAATACCATGGACGACAACCTGGGCACGCGCTGGAGCCGGAGCGGCCGGGGCTCTTGGGTTGACTATGACCTGGGCTCCATCCAGCAGGTCGCCGGGGTCTCCGTCGCGTGGCACCAGGGCAATACCCGCACGAATGAGTTCCTCGTCTCTGTTTCACCGGATGGCTATACCTATACACAGGTCTATTCGGGCAAGAGCAGCGGCACCACCGCCGCCGCGGAGACGTACAGCTTCAAGGCCGTCAACACCCGCCGGGTTCGCATCACCTTCCAGAGCAACAACGTCAATGAATGGGCCAGCATCGCCGAGGCGCGTGCCTGCTCGTCCACGACGTCGACTCCCACCGACCCCACCCCGAATCCGGATCCCACGCCGGAGCAGCCGCCCCCGGGCACCGGCGCCAGCGTGGTGTGGGTCGGTGACTTCGAGACCAACAGCCGCTCCCAGTGGAGCCACACGCAGATGGTGAGCGCGGACCGGCTGGCGCTGGTGAGCTCCCCCGCGCGGCAGGGCCGCTACGCCCTCAAGGCCACCGTGCGCAAGGGCGACGACCCCATCAACTCCAGCGGCAACCGCAACGAGCTGGTGCGCATGACGCGCGAGGCCACGGGCTCCGAGTACTACTACCGCTTCAGCACCATGTTCGACTCGAGCTTCCCCAGCGCGAAGACGTGGCAACTCTTCACCCAGTGGCACCACGAGGGCAACTCCGGTTCGCCCCCGGTGGAGTTCTACGTCTACGGCGAGGAGATTCGCCTCAACATCGGCGGCAACCCGGGCACCATCGTCTGGCGCACGCCGCTGGTTCGCGGCCGCTGGCTGGACTTCATCTTCCACGTGAAGTGGTCGCCGGACTCCAAGGTGGGCTTCGTGGAGCTGTACCTGAACGGCAAGGTGGTGCTGCCCAAGCGCTACATCGCCACGCAGTACAAGGGTCAGCTCAACTACCTGAAGGTCGGCCTGTACCGGAATGACACCATCAGCCCCGTGGGCATCGTCTACCACGACGGGTGGACCATGGCCCGCAAGCTGGAAGACGTCATCAGCCCGACGGCGGTCCTCAAGGCCCCGTAG
- a CDS encoding iron-containing alcohol dehydrogenase — MVTDVSASSSFEFATATRVVFGPGRLAEAPEIIRGLGGSRVLLVTGANPSRARPLHDALERLGLGVTVFSVDGEPTVERAREGTARVAEAGCDVVVALGGGSALDAGKAIAALAANGGDPLDYLEVIGRGQPLTRPSLPFMAIPTTAGTGSEVTRNAVLGSKDAKAKASLRSPHMLPRVALVDPDLLTGAPAAVLASSGMDALSQLIEPYLSARANPLTDALAREGLRRSARSLRRAVLDGPDAPAREDLALASLFGGLCLANAGLGAVHGFAAPLGGMFDAPHGAVCAALLPAVLDVNLRALRARAPTHPSLPRVQELAALLTGRVDARAEDAVTWVDELRAALGVPGLGRYGLTEAQVPALVAKAKEASSMKANPLVLTDAELAEIASRSL; from the coding sequence GTGGTGACGGACGTGAGCGCTTCTTCCTCGTTCGAGTTCGCCACCGCCACCCGCGTCGTCTTCGGCCCGGGCCGCCTGGCCGAGGCACCCGAAATCATTCGCGGCCTCGGGGGCTCCCGGGTGCTGCTCGTCACCGGCGCGAATCCCTCCCGCGCACGGCCCCTCCACGACGCATTGGAGCGCCTGGGCCTGGGGGTGACTGTCTTCTCCGTGGACGGCGAGCCCACCGTGGAGCGTGCTCGTGAAGGCACCGCGCGCGTCGCGGAAGCGGGCTGTGATGTGGTGGTGGCCCTGGGCGGAGGCAGCGCGTTGGACGCGGGCAAGGCCATTGCAGCGCTCGCCGCCAACGGGGGCGACCCGCTGGACTACCTGGAAGTCATTGGCCGGGGCCAGCCGCTCACCCGCCCGTCCCTGCCCTTCATGGCCATCCCCACCACGGCCGGCACGGGCTCCGAGGTGACGCGCAACGCGGTGCTGGGCTCGAAGGACGCGAAGGCGAAGGCCAGCCTGCGCAGTCCACACATGCTGCCGCGCGTGGCGCTGGTGGACCCGGACCTGCTCACGGGGGCACCGGCCGCCGTGCTTGCATCCAGTGGCATGGACGCGCTGTCGCAGCTCATCGAGCCCTACCTCTCCGCGCGCGCCAACCCGCTGACGGACGCGCTGGCACGCGAGGGCCTGCGAAGGTCGGCCCGCTCGCTGCGGCGCGCGGTGCTGGACGGTCCGGATGCGCCCGCCCGCGAGGACCTGGCCCTGGCCAGTCTCTTCGGCGGTCTGTGTCTGGCCAATGCGGGCCTGGGCGCGGTGCACGGCTTCGCCGCGCCCCTGGGTGGCATGTTCGACGCGCCCCACGGCGCGGTGTGCGCGGCATTGCTGCCAGCGGTGTTGGACGTCAACCTGCGCGCGCTGCGGGCCCGTGCGCCAACGCATCCATCACTGCCCCGGGTGCAGGAGTTGGCGGCGCTGCTGACGGGGCGGGTGGATGCAAGGGCCGAGGACGCCGTCACGTGGGTGGACGAACTTCGCGCGGCGCTGGGCGTACCGGGGCTGGGACGCTACGGGCTGACGGAGGCCCAGGTACCAGCGCTGGTGGCGAAGGCCAAGGAGGCCAGCAGCATGAAGGCCAACCCCCTGGTGCTCACCGACGCAGAGCTGGCGGAAATCGCCAGCCGGTCGCTGTAG
- a CDS encoding HAD family hydrolase codes for MRPRAVFFDLDDTLIDRAGAFSRYVDTLVSRYLSLLPEARRAEAVAWMHAVDERGGASRSAFCQQVTKAFPCLGLTPDALWEDMASRLPLLVQEDAGVCDWVASVARCRPVAVVSNGSARVQRTKLARAGLAEVLPDVFLSGEVGASKPDARIFEAALAHVGRSPEEVLHVGDDPARDVVGAARLGMATCWVSHGRPWPSALPPPMFTVECIPSRIDDIAGVLTRWT; via the coding sequence ATGCGGCCCCGGGCCGTCTTCTTCGACTTGGATGACACGCTGATTGACCGCGCGGGCGCCTTCTCGCGCTACGTGGACACGCTCGTCTCCCGTTACCTGTCGTTGCTCCCCGAGGCTCGGCGTGCCGAAGCCGTGGCGTGGATGCACGCGGTGGATGAGCGTGGCGGCGCGTCCCGGAGCGCGTTCTGCCAGCAGGTGACGAAGGCGTTCCCATGCCTGGGCCTCACTCCAGACGCGCTCTGGGAGGACATGGCGTCGCGCCTGCCTCTGCTCGTCCAGGAGGACGCGGGCGTCTGCGATTGGGTGGCCTCCGTGGCCCGCTGCCGGCCGGTGGCGGTAGTGTCCAATGGCTCGGCGCGGGTGCAGCGCACGAAGCTGGCCCGCGCGGGGCTCGCGGAGGTACTGCCGGATGTCTTTCTCTCCGGCGAGGTGGGCGCTTCGAAGCCGGATGCCCGCATCTTCGAGGCCGCGCTGGCCCACGTCGGACGTTCGCCGGAAGAGGTGCTGCACGTGGGCGACGACCCGGCGCGGGACGTCGTGGGCGCCGCGCGGCTGGGGATGGCCACTTGCTGGGTGTCTCACGGCCGGCCGTGGCCCTCCGCGCTGCCTCCGCCCATGTTCACGGTGGAGTGCATTCCATCGCGCATCGACGACATCGCCGGAGTGCTCACGCGATGGACATGA
- a CDS encoding ATP-binding protein codes for MNPASGSCVACGARFLGGVLACPRSAAGVPRDAPVRRWAPGLCHPPLVGRIAVLKRLMGLAEDVRRGLGRAVWLMGEAGMGKTRIKDAFVERLASDGFEVWEGSGLALPGAPAGIFRELLDATRALSPPAGTGRVSSADAERIQRFLEGRERQGIPASLASERTALFDSLCHALMPHRRPRLLVLEDWQHGDALSHALVEELVSRLSHTPLLLLALQRPSGTAPAPLTAEVLTVGRLGPAESAALLEGRLRNRGTLTPAARVALLRGSAGHPLHLLHAVTLHEEQPEREVPLTGEAAHAARQALLPPAQREVLRAASVLGPSFPRAVLVALAGGVGPLALLETGGWLRSVAGGRYTWAVEPAPGVDELPEAELPAAHRRAAEAYEALPEPLRQRACMELTRQWLSAEESSRALPYLVSLAGWNLAALEPGPAMAVYRFALGLADALKPDAAREWQRRLWEYMGDAHRLAGEPAEADAAWHTARTLDDEGLASPAGDRARRLFKRASVVLALGRYEEVLGLDREGRRDCLSAAPLLSVSLDALSALALSALGRFEEARARIVLAREQLQRAVRDDGPAWAGVEALLHRAMGSAQLGLGFPEAAASEYAQVLRWSERAGDTWEHSTALLNLGDAYSRAGDRERAAHFFQLALELDSRTGDRRGMAYTHHGLALLHTRAGAPELAKEDALRGLQLASMLEDRRLQSLLRCVLGRAQLQLGEWDEAGRQLQLAARDASAAGARLELLQAEACLRVLEARR; via the coding sequence ATGAACCCGGCTTCGGGCTCGTGCGTTGCGTGTGGGGCGCGTTTCCTGGGAGGCGTACTGGCGTGTCCGCGGAGCGCGGCGGGGGTACCCCGGGACGCGCCGGTCCGCCGATGGGCGCCAGGGCTGTGCCACCCGCCGCTGGTGGGCCGGATCGCGGTGCTGAAGCGGCTGATGGGGCTGGCGGAGGATGTGCGGCGCGGGCTGGGACGGGCGGTGTGGTTGATGGGGGAGGCGGGGATGGGCAAGACGCGCATCAAGGACGCCTTCGTGGAGCGCCTGGCCTCGGATGGCTTCGAAGTCTGGGAGGGCAGTGGCCTGGCGCTGCCGGGCGCACCGGCGGGCATCTTCCGGGAGCTGCTGGACGCCACGCGGGCGCTCAGCCCGCCGGCCGGGACGGGCCGCGTGTCCAGCGCGGACGCGGAGCGAATCCAGCGCTTCCTGGAAGGCCGCGAGCGCCAGGGCATTCCGGCGAGCCTCGCCTCCGAGCGCACCGCCCTCTTCGACTCCCTGTGCCACGCGCTGATGCCCCACCGCCGTCCGCGCCTGTTGGTGCTGGAGGACTGGCAGCATGGGGACGCGCTCAGCCATGCGCTGGTGGAGGAGCTGGTGTCGCGGCTGTCGCACACGCCGCTGCTGTTGCTGGCGCTCCAGCGCCCCAGTGGCACGGCGCCCGCGCCTCTTACGGCGGAAGTCCTGACGGTGGGGCGGCTGGGGCCCGCCGAGTCCGCGGCGCTGCTGGAGGGCCGGCTGCGGAACCGGGGGACACTGACGCCCGCGGCCCGGGTGGCGCTGCTGCGCGGCAGTGCCGGACACCCGCTGCACCTGCTGCACGCGGTGACCCTGCACGAGGAGCAGCCGGAGCGGGAGGTGCCACTCACGGGCGAGGCGGCACATGCGGCGCGGCAGGCCTTGCTGCCCCCGGCACAGCGGGAGGTGCTCCGGGCGGCGTCGGTGCTGGGCCCGTCGTTTCCCCGGGCGGTGCTGGTGGCGTTGGCGGGTGGGGTAGGGCCGCTGGCGCTGCTGGAGACGGGGGGCTGGCTGCGCTCCGTCGCGGGAGGCCGGTACACGTGGGCGGTGGAGCCCGCCCCGGGCGTCGACGAACTGCCGGAGGCGGAGTTGCCCGCGGCGCACCGGCGGGCAGCGGAAGCCTATGAGGCCCTTCCGGAGCCGCTGCGTCAACGCGCCTGTATGGAGTTGACAAGGCAATGGCTGTCAGCAGAGGAGTCCTCCCGGGCACTGCCTTATCTGGTATCACTGGCAGGCTGGAACCTGGCGGCATTGGAGCCGGGGCCCGCCATGGCTGTGTATCGCTTCGCGTTGGGACTGGCGGATGCTCTCAAGCCAGACGCCGCGCGGGAGTGGCAGCGCCGCCTCTGGGAATACATGGGCGACGCGCACCGGCTGGCGGGCGAGCCCGCGGAAGCGGACGCCGCGTGGCATACGGCGCGGACGTTGGATGATGAGGGGTTGGCGTCTCCCGCGGGGGACCGGGCCCGGCGTCTGTTCAAGCGGGCGTCGGTGGTGCTCGCGCTCGGCAGGTACGAGGAGGTGCTGGGGCTCGACAGGGAGGGGCGCCGGGATTGTCTGTCCGCGGCGCCGCTGTTGTCCGTGTCGCTGGACGCGCTCTCCGCGTTGGCGCTGTCCGCGCTGGGGCGGTTCGAGGAGGCGCGCGCGAGGATTGTCCTGGCCCGCGAGCAGTTGCAGCGGGCGGTCCGGGATGACGGCCCCGCGTGGGCGGGCGTGGAGGCGCTGCTCCACCGGGCCATGGGCAGCGCGCAGCTCGGGCTGGGATTCCCGGAGGCCGCGGCGTCCGAATACGCCCAGGTCCTGCGCTGGAGCGAGCGCGCGGGGGATACGTGGGAGCACTCCACCGCGCTGCTGAACCTGGGCGATGCGTATTCGCGGGCAGGAGACAGGGAGCGCGCGGCGCACTTCTTCCAGCTCGCGCTCGAGCTGGACTCCCGCACGGGAGACCGCCGGGGCATGGCCTACACGCACCATGGCCTGGCGCTGCTGCATACGCGCGCGGGCGCGCCCGAGCTGGCGAAGGAAGACGCGCTGCGAGGGCTCCAGTTGGCGTCCATGTTGGAGGACCGGCGCCTCCAATCGTTGCTCCGGTGCGTGCTGGGGCGGGCCCAGTTGCAGTTGGGCGAGTGGGATGAAGCCGGACGTCAGCTCCAGCTCGCGGCGAGAGATGCGTCCGCCGCGGGAGCCCGCCTGGAGTTGCTTCAGGCGGAGGCGTGCCTGCGGGTGCTGGAGGCGCGGCGCTGA
- a CDS encoding xylulokinase has protein sequence MEGSVSHAGEQAILAIDLGTSAVKVAAVTLRGRILGGDVEPLELALLPDGGAEQQPEAWWRAIVLATRRLLASGAVRAEDVIGVNCSSQWSGTVAVDASGTPVCPALIWMDSRGAPDVKRAVGGFLSVEGYDVRRLMTWIRLSGGVPSLSGKDPVGHILYLRRERPDVYRRTYKFLEPKDWLNLKLSGRCAASYDSITLHWVTDNRALGRIAYDDRLLKMAGLEREKLPDLVPASTVLGPLQAQAASELGLREDVQVVTGAPDILAAAVGSGAVGDFEPHLCVGTSSWLCCHVPYKKTDLFHQMASVPSALPGRYLLANEQESAGICLTFLKDNILYGRDAGAGTDGDAPDLYRVMEAQAGNVPAGSDQLIFLPWLNGERSPVDDKSLRGGFFNQSLKTTRAHMVRAVMEGVAYNSRWLFTYVEQFVGRRLDSLRIIGGGARSALWCQIHADVLGRAVQQVDEPVLANARGAAFQAAVALGRLTVEEIPSLVPVARTFHPDSKNAALYDELFREFVNIYKHNKAIFARLNRARSA, from the coding sequence ATGGAGGGAAGTGTGTCCCACGCAGGTGAGCAGGCCATCCTGGCCATTGACCTCGGGACGTCCGCCGTCAAGGTGGCGGCCGTCACGCTGAGGGGACGGATTCTGGGCGGTGACGTGGAGCCGCTGGAGCTGGCCCTGCTCCCGGATGGGGGCGCCGAGCAGCAGCCGGAGGCGTGGTGGCGCGCCATCGTCCTGGCGACGCGGCGCCTGCTGGCCTCTGGGGCCGTGCGCGCGGAGGACGTCATCGGCGTCAACTGCAGCTCGCAGTGGTCCGGCACCGTCGCGGTGGACGCGTCCGGCACGCCCGTGTGCCCCGCGCTCATCTGGATGGACTCACGCGGCGCGCCGGACGTGAAGCGCGCGGTGGGCGGCTTCCTCTCCGTGGAGGGCTACGACGTCCGCCGCCTGATGACGTGGATTCGCCTGTCGGGCGGAGTGCCCAGCCTGTCGGGCAAGGACCCGGTGGGCCACATCCTCTACCTGCGGCGCGAGCGCCCGGACGTGTACCGGCGGACGTACAAGTTCCTGGAGCCGAAGGACTGGCTCAACCTGAAGCTGAGTGGCCGCTGCGCCGCCTCGTATGACTCCATCACCCTGCACTGGGTGACGGACAACCGCGCGCTGGGCCGCATCGCCTATGACGACCGGCTGCTGAAGATGGCGGGGCTCGAGCGGGAGAAGCTCCCGGACCTGGTCCCCGCCTCCACGGTGCTGGGGCCGCTCCAGGCGCAGGCCGCGAGCGAGCTGGGCCTGCGCGAGGACGTTCAGGTGGTGACGGGCGCGCCGGACATCCTCGCCGCCGCCGTGGGGTCTGGCGCGGTGGGAGACTTCGAGCCCCACCTGTGCGTAGGGACCTCGTCGTGGCTGTGCTGCCACGTGCCCTACAAGAAGACGGACCTCTTCCACCAGATGGCGTCCGTGCCGTCCGCCCTGCCCGGGCGCTACCTGCTGGCCAACGAACAGGAGTCCGCCGGCATCTGCCTCACCTTCCTCAAGGACAACATCCTGTATGGCCGGGATGCGGGGGCGGGCACGGACGGTGACGCGCCGGACCTCTACCGGGTGATGGAGGCGCAGGCGGGCAACGTCCCCGCGGGCAGCGACCAGCTCATCTTCCTGCCCTGGCTCAACGGCGAGCGCAGCCCGGTGGACGACAAGTCACTGCGCGGCGGCTTCTTCAACCAGTCCCTGAAGACGACGCGGGCGCATATGGTCCGGGCGGTGATGGAGGGCGTGGCCTACAACTCGCGCTGGCTCTTCACCTATGTGGAGCAGTTCGTGGGCCGGCGGTTGGACTCGCTGCGAATCATCGGCGGCGGGGCACGCTCCGCGCTGTGGTGCCAGATTCACGCGGACGTGCTGGGCCGCGCGGTGCAGCAGGTGGATGAGCCGGTGCTCGCCAACGCACGAGGCGCCGCGTTCCAGGCCGCGGTGGCGCTGGGGCGGCTGACGGTGGAGGAGATTCCCTCGCTCGTGCCGGTCGCCCGCACCTTTCATCCGGATTCGAAGAACGCGGCGCTCTACGACGAGCTGTTTCGCGAGTTCGTCAACATCTACAAACACAACAAGGCCATCTTCGCGCGGCTCAATCGAGCGCGAAGCGCCTGA
- a CDS encoding antibiotic biosynthesis monooxygenase — protein sequence MSHSLLVVHVQVHVKQEHVDAFHQATLANARESVKEPGIARFDVLQDAEDPTRFVLVEAYRTPQAPAAHKETAHYLTWRDTVAPMMSEPRTSRKFVNRFPEDAGW from the coding sequence ATGTCCCACAGTCTCCTCGTCGTTCACGTCCAGGTCCACGTCAAGCAGGAGCACGTGGACGCCTTCCACCAGGCCACGCTCGCCAATGCGCGAGAAAGCGTGAAGGAGCCTGGCATTGCCCGTTTCGACGTCCTGCAGGACGCCGAGGACCCCACGCGCTTCGTGCTGGTGGAGGCGTACCGGACGCCGCAGGCCCCCGCCGCGCACAAGGAGACGGCGCACTACCTCACATGGCGCGACACCGTGGCTCCGATGATGTCAGAGCCCCGCACCAGCCGGAAGTTCGTCAACCGCTTCCCTGAAGACGCCGGGTGGTGA